In the genome of Candidatus Saccharibacteria bacterium oral taxon 488, one region contains:
- a CDS encoding TIGR00730 family Rossman fold protein gives MTPQNTCIPRDVQLQAAMFHLGKMEDEIQSGYEILRKYQKTVTIFGSARTDPNSAYYDAAKETAEQLAKLGYAIVSGGGHGIMGAANEGANKAVQEGARAAGGESIAFNIRLPHEQEVNKYATEVFEFQHFAPRKIVMTMFANAYIYFPGGFGTLDELAEILTLIQTEKANRAPVILFDTAFWSDLDAFFRNHMLAEGAIVEKDLDIYTITDSVDEIIELVQANKTYC, from the coding sequence ATGACTCCACAAAATACATGTATTCCGCGTGACGTACAGCTACAGGCTGCGATGTTCCACCTTGGCAAGATGGAAGACGAAATCCAGAGCGGCTACGAAATTCTCCGGAAATATCAGAAAACAGTAACGATATTTGGTTCAGCACGTACTGATCCAAATAGTGCTTATTATGACGCTGCAAAAGAAACAGCTGAGCAGTTAGCCAAGCTCGGTTACGCCATTGTTTCTGGTGGTGGACACGGCATCATGGGCGCCGCCAACGAAGGCGCTAATAAGGCCGTCCAAGAGGGAGCGCGAGCTGCTGGCGGTGAATCGATCGCATTCAATATTCGCCTGCCGCATGAACAGGAAGTTAATAAATATGCCACCGAGGTGTTTGAGTTTCAGCACTTTGCGCCGCGGAAGATCGTCATGACGATGTTTGCTAATGCCTATATTTATTTCCCAGGCGGCTTCGGTACGTTGGATGAACTGGCGGAGATATTGACGCTGATCCAGACTGAAAAAGCCAACCGTGCGCCGGTAATCTTGTTCGATACAGCGTTTTGGAGCGATTTGGACGCCTTTTTCCGCAACCATATGCTGGCCGAGGGAGCTATCGTCGAAAAAGACCTGGATATTTATACTATCACCGATAGCGTTGACGAGATCATTGAGCTGGTACAAGCAAATAAGACCTATTGCTGA
- the uvrB gene encoding excinuclease ABC subunit UvrB, producing MSAFNLVSNYQPTGDQPTAIAQLMAGLERGEREQTLLGVTGSGKTFTMANIIARANVPTLVLAHNKTLAAQLFSEFKEFFPDNEVHYFVSYFDYYQPEAYIASSDTYIEKDSKINDEIDRLRHAATSALLTRRDVIIVASVSCIYGIGSPETYADMAIQLTVGERRVQDKFIRLLTDIQYKRNDVDFARGTFRVRGDVVDIFPAGQDTAVRVEFFGDEIERLTRIDPLTGEILDQPASLTIFPSSHYSTPRERIEKAITGIEKEFDERLKWLESHDKLLEAQRLAQRTKYDLEMLKETGFVKGIENYSRYLTDREPGEQPATLIDYFPDDWLLLVDESHMTLPQVRGMYNGDRARKEVLVEHGFRLPSALDNRPLRFDEFDQHIHQAIYVSATPGDYEIAHSPKPAEQLIRPTGLLDPPIEMRPTEGQVDDLMEEIRQAIAKGHRVLVTTLTKRMAEDLSAYLTDNGVKTAYLHSEIDTLERGDILKDLRLGTYDVLVGINLLREGLDLPEVSLVAIMDADKEGFLRSEQALIQTIGRAARHVDGRVLMYGDNVTDSMRRAIDETNRRRAIQQQYNEEHGITPQTIQKKIDDGLRSIIPQKESDKKPKLDLKKIPKDEYPTLIKELTGQMELHSANLEFEKAAELRDLIAEIRQTM from the coding sequence ATGAGCGCCTTTAATCTCGTCTCCAACTATCAGCCGACCGGTGATCAGCCAACGGCGATTGCTCAGTTAATGGCGGGGCTGGAGCGGGGCGAGCGTGAGCAGACGTTGCTAGGCGTGACAGGCTCGGGTAAAACGTTTACCATGGCGAATATCATCGCTCGAGCTAATGTGCCGACGCTGGTGCTGGCGCACAATAAGACTTTGGCGGCGCAGCTGTTTTCTGAGTTTAAGGAATTTTTCCCGGATAATGAGGTGCATTATTTCGTCAGCTATTTTGATTATTATCAGCCGGAGGCCTACATCGCCAGTAGCGATACCTATATTGAGAAAGATTCGAAAATTAATGATGAGATTGATCGGCTCAGGCATGCGGCAACCTCGGCACTGTTAACGAGACGCGACGTTATCATCGTGGCGAGCGTGTCTTGTATTTACGGTATCGGTTCGCCGGAAACGTATGCTGATATGGCCATTCAATTGACGGTCGGCGAGCGGCGGGTTCAGGATAAGTTCATTCGTTTGTTGACCGACATTCAGTATAAGCGTAATGATGTTGATTTTGCACGCGGTACTTTTCGGGTGCGTGGCGATGTGGTGGATATTTTCCCGGCTGGGCAGGACACGGCGGTGCGAGTGGAGTTTTTTGGCGATGAAATTGAGAGACTAACGCGAATCGATCCGCTGACTGGCGAGATTTTGGATCAGCCAGCTAGCCTGACGATTTTCCCGTCTAGCCACTATTCGACGCCGCGTGAACGAATTGAAAAAGCCATCACTGGTATTGAGAAAGAATTTGACGAGCGGCTGAAGTGGCTTGAATCGCACGACAAATTGCTGGAGGCCCAGCGACTAGCTCAGCGCACCAAATATGACCTGGAGATGCTCAAAGAAACTGGCTTTGTCAAAGGCATTGAGAATTATTCGCGCTATCTGACGGACCGCGAGCCGGGCGAGCAGCCGGCGACGTTGATTGATTACTTTCCTGATGATTGGCTGCTGTTGGTTGATGAGTCGCATATGACCTTACCTCAAGTCCGCGGTATGTATAACGGCGACCGGGCGCGCAAGGAAGTGCTGGTGGAGCACGGGTTTCGTCTGCCGAGCGCGTTGGATAACCGTCCGCTGAGGTTTGATGAGTTTGATCAGCATATTCATCAGGCGATTTATGTTTCCGCTACGCCGGGCGACTATGAAATTGCTCATTCGCCAAAGCCGGCTGAACAGTTAATTCGGCCGACAGGGCTGCTTGATCCGCCGATTGAGATGAGGCCGACTGAAGGGCAGGTTGATGATTTGATGGAGGAGATTCGCCAGGCTATTGCCAAGGGCCACCGCGTACTGGTAACCACCTTGACCAAGCGCATGGCCGAGGACTTAAGCGCTTACTTGACGGACAATGGTGTGAAAACGGCGTATCTACACAGTGAAATTGATACGCTCGAGCGCGGCGATATTCTCAAAGATCTGCGGCTGGGGACGTACGACGTCTTGGTTGGTATTAATCTGCTGCGCGAGGGGTTGGACCTGCCAGAAGTGAGCCTGGTGGCGATTATGGACGCTGATAAAGAAGGTTTCCTCCGTAGTGAACAGGCACTGATTCAGACGATTGGCCGGGCGGCGCGGCACGTGGACGGGCGGGTGCTGATGTACGGCGACAATGTGACTGACAGTATGCGGCGAGCGATTGATGAGACCAATCGTCGGCGTGCTATCCAGCAGCAATATAACGAAGAGCATGGCATCACGCCGCAAACCATCCAGAAGAAAATTGACGATGGCCTGCGCTCTATCATCCCGCAAAAAGAATCAGACAAAAAGCCAAAACTTGATTTGAAGAAGATTCCAAAGGACGAATATCCGACGCTGATCAAGGAGTTGACTGGTCAAATGGAGCTGCATAGCGCCAACCTGGAGTTTGAAAAAGCCGCGGAGCTGCGTGATTTGATTGCAGAAATTCGCCAGACCATGTAG